Part of the Triticum urartu cultivar G1812 chromosome 2, Tu2.1, whole genome shotgun sequence genome, TATAGCACATGTGCTGATCTCTTTTGAGGGCAAGTTAAACAGGAGCTGGGCCGGGAGATGCAGAAAGAAATAATAGTACAACTAATCTTCTAGGTTAAAAAGCCCGCTGGCTTCCACATGATAATGAGGAGTCCATATTTGCTGAATCCTTGAGCTTGATGATTGGCTGTTGGCAGCTACAATTTTTTATGAGAAAAGTACAGCGTTCAACATTCGAGGGAGGAGCAAGGTAGATTTTAGAAAGTAAGAACAAAGTAGATTAATTCGTTGTCTTGATGATTGACTCTAGAAATAAAAATGAATTGCCCTATTGCCATGTTGTTCCTTATCTATATCTATGTAGATAGAAGCAACTGGTGAGACCGTAGACACCTCATTCACTTTTAAGACTAGAAAATCCCGAGAAGCTCTATCATAAATCAAGACAAGGAAACGGAGCATTCATCAAGATGAACAAGTCTATTTTCAATGACAGGGAGTCATGCGTATGCACAAATCCAAAAAGCTCTATCATAAATAATGGACGCGTATTCTCATGAAGTTCAGTGACTAGCAATCATTGTACTTTTTCTTTTTACCTTTACCTTTATCTTCTGATTCTGCAACTGGCTAGCTACAAGCAAAGTATTGATTTGTGGCTTTACCAAAGAAAAAAACTGTAAGGCGCTAGCAGGAGAGGAATCATTGCAATTTTTCTTTATACCCTTCGAAGGTTTTTATCTTCAAATCCTGGAGCTACAAGCAAAGTATTGATGAGGTGTGGCTTTaccaaaagaaaaagaaaggtgTCAGGAATAACACAATGTTGCTTGTCTAAGGCATTTCTGCATACATTTTGATACACACAAACCTTGCTTGTCCTAAGTTTTGCTCTATCCAGGTTGTGGCGTATCCTGAACTACATTTGGCTTCTGTCTGGCTAGTCTCTGGATGGTACCAATTATTCAACTTAAGCAAGGTACATAACTATTTCACCTGTACTCAATCTGCCTGCTTGCCTGCTTCTTCAGATTCATATAGACTAGCTTTATTTATTTGTTTTGCAAGATCGAAAAGTTTAACGATACAAGGTTCCTTGATGTATTATGTGTGCATACATGCAAAATTGATATTAACAATTGCTCTTTTGTGTGTATCAATGTATACAGAAACAGATCGACAAGAAATTTATCTGCTGGAACTTGCTAACAAGATTGACAGTTGATGAGTTAGGCTATAAGCCCCAAATGAAATAAATGTAGAGGCTAGAGATCCACAGATCTGACAGTTAATCATGCGCACCGAGGTATGACACTCATCAAGCACCTTTCTTTGCATTTTGCATGCTTTATTTTACCTCATAGCTTAATTTGCGAATTTGCTGTTATTCAGTTGTAATCGTTCCACACAAAACTTTGAGATTGCAGTGCTTAACTGCATCACGTACCTATTGTATCATTAGTTGATTCGCTAGTTTGAACTAATGATCACCTTATCGCTACATGTGTGTGCATGTTCATTCAGGTTATAAAGGCGGACACCATTGGTGCAGCTGTTGAACGAATTCTTGATGAACTCAAAAACACTAGAAGCAGAGAGAATGCCATCTACTTTGATGGCTGGGACGGGCTGGGGGCATCTTCTGTCCTGCGAGCCGTGGCTGAACGGTTGGATCCAAAGGAACAAACAAGGCCCCCAGGACTGGAGTTTGAGCAAGTCATCCACATTGACTCCTCAAAGTGGGAGAGCAGAAGAGCGGTGCAGAGGGAAATAGCAGAGCAGCTGAAGCTGTCCAGTTGGGTGATGAAGTTGTTTGACAAGCAAGATGAGGATGATGATTTCAGCGGTATGGATCAAGGCTCTCGCACTGAGATAGCAGAAGTCACGGATGAGATCCATAGGAGCATGCAGAGCCGCAGGTTTCTTCTGGTTCTTCACAACGGAAGCAGCGAGGAGATTGACACATTTAACCTCGGTCTTTCCCTATATGGATACTTGAGtagcaagatgctttggaccttCCAAGGGAGGTTTCGGCTCGACCCCAAGCTGCGAGACAAGGTTGTGGCAAAGAACACAACTGATGTTCTTCTCTCAGCTTCACGCTATAAGCGAGACCCACGAGATCTCTGGTCCTATCTACTTCTTGAAGAAGCTAAGGACGTCTCCTGCAAGCATGGCCTGGATCCTGCAACTGTTGCTGAGTGCTACTCGTACATGTTGGAACGGAGTTACATGAGCCAAAATATCATTGACTATGAGTGGACTCTCCATGCTCCCAACTTCTGGATATGTGATGGGATCATACATCAGGCACATGGCATTCACCAAGCGCGGCAGGTGGGGAATGCTCTGCATCTAGAAATGGAAGTATGTATTAACAAGTTGTCTCGACACACAAGCAAGGAAGAGAATCTTCATAATTCTCACATGACAAGGTCTGCCAGCCACAGACCATACTGGATTTCAACAGAAACTTGTGGATTTGTACTAAATCCAGGCTGGCTTGTCCGTAACAATATGTTTCAGAATCCAGACCAGATCAGTGTGCTGAAACTGTCACAGTGTGCCTTCAGTTTCTCATCGCCCCCATTTCTCTGCTGCCGCCGCCTTCGATTTCTGTGGCTTGACCGTTGCCAGGACCTGCAAAGAAGCATAGATTCACAAGAAGAGAAGGACGCTACCGGGTCATGGGCATGCTTCCAGAGCTTGTGGATGCTTGACCTGCGCTACATGGACTGGTCTTGGATCTTGTCTGCAGATATGATGGATCTCATGACCCAGGTCATAGAGCTAAGCATAATGGGAGCCAAGGACTGGGACATGAGCCATCTACGAGGACGGCTGCGTAACATTCGCAAACTCCGGATAACAAAGTCTACCTGCCGCAATTATGACAGCAGCTTGTTATCCGAGATGGAGCAGATGGAGATTCTTGAATTTTCTGAAAATGACATTACGTCAAGCGGCACGTCAAGCTTGTCTCTTTGTAGGACTACGGGAAGTGGCAGTGGGCTTCAGACTGTCATTGTTGATGGATCCGTTGGGCTAAAAAAGATCTCACTACGGGGTTGTGATCAGCTGAAGAATGTCTTGTTGAGAGGACTGTTGAAGAGCTTGGAGGAGTTGGACCTGTCGGGTACAAATCTGCAGACAATTGACCTCAGTGCAATTGACCTCAGTGCAATGCGTAGCCTGAAACTCACGCGGCTCCTTCTGTCAGGCTGCCAGAAACTCCGTACAATACTGTGGCCACCAGAACTCTACGGAGAACAGGTGGATGTGCTGCGTATTGACACCACCTCCCGATCAGCATCAGATAGCGGAGGTGGAGAAAACATAGATCATGCACTATACGAGGGGGAAGTAGCACATACTCATCCACATGGCCATGGATCCCTTAAAGAGCAGAAAGGAAGACTGTTTAACAAATGGCGGATTTCTCTTACCGATGCAAGGTTCCTTAGGTCGCTTTTGCCCGTGATGTATGCTTTTAGTATAAACAACTACCCTTGGCCTATTACTCATGGATCTGTACATGTTGATATCTGTTCTCTGGGTGGTAGGATCATCCACGGAACCAGCAGCAGCAGCGAACAAGTGCAAACCAAACCGCATATAAGAACTTTGGTGGACTCGAAGTACAGAGATGCCTTTGAGAAGGCCGGCCTGGCTAATAGTTACGATGATTGTGGTAATGGCCCAACCCCATCTGCAGTGATGATGATGTGGGATTGCCCCAAGATAGACATACCCACTGCCTACCGGACCTGCATGATAGAGATGTTGGTGGACGGACAGTGCCATGAACTCATGGAGGATGCTCAAATTTCTAGTAATAGCGGTTTATCATCTCCCCATTTTCCTGATCCTATATATTTGTATGTTACATCGTTGCACGTGTATGATTGCTCCACCGTCACCAGTATCTCTGCACCTGAGAGAGATAAAACATGGCCAAGGCTAAGATGGTGCCGAGTCGAGAGGTGCCCCAAGATACACACGGTCTTCCACACTCCCAGGGGCAGTGAGAGATTGCACCTATTTAAGCTTCTGCGTACATTCTGGGCATCCCAGCTCCTAATGGCACACTACATCTCGAACTGGCCTGCTAGTGTGAGATATCGTCCTCATTATGACTTCTTTGGTCCTCATTATGACTTCTTTAATGACCTGGAGTTGTTGCATCTGGACTACTGCCCAAGGCTCATACATGTGCTCCCCATACAAGTGTTTCCAGAAAGAAGGTACATCTTGGGTCACCTGGGGACAATTGAGATCCTGTGCTGTGGGGATCTCAGGGAGATATTCCCGTTGCACTTCTACAATGAGATTGAGAACCAAAAAGAGGAGGCAATAGTATTCCCTGTGTTGAAGCACATCCGTCTCCACGAACTACCCAAGCTGCAGCACATCTGCATGCTCAACATGAATGCCCCCATGCTCGAAACCGTCAAGATCAGGGGCTGCTGGAGCCTCAAGCGCCTGCCGGCTGTTGGTGACAACACCAAGCCCCCGCAGGTGGACTGCGAG contains:
- the LOC125540439 gene encoding uncharacterized protein LOC125540439 isoform X1 — its product is MRTEVIKADTIGAAVERILDELKNTRSRENAIYFDGWDGLGASSVLRAVAERLDPKEQTRPPGLEFEQVIHIDSSKWESRRAVQREIAEQLKLSSWVMKLFDKQDEDDDFSGMDQGSRTEIAEVTDEIHRSMQSRRFLLVLHNGSSEEIDTFNLGLSLYGYLSSKMLWTFQGRFRLDPKLRDKVVAKNTTDVLLSASRYKRDPRDLWSYLLLEEAKDVSCKHGLDPATVAECYSYMLERSYMSQNIIDYEWTLHAPNFWICDGIIHQAHGIHQARQVGNALHLEMEVCINKLSRHTSKEENLHNSHMTRSASHRPYWISTETCGFVLNPGWLVRNNMFQNPDQISVLKLSQCAFSFSSPPFLCCRRLRFLWLDRCQDLQRSIDSQEEKDATGSWACFQSLWMLDLRYMDWSWILSADMMDLMTQVIELSIMGAKDWDMSHLRGRLRNIRKLRITKSTCRNYDSSLLSEMEQMEILEFSENDITSSGTSSLSLCRTTGSGSGLQTVIVDGSVGLKKISLRGCDQLKNVLLRGLLKSLEELDLSGTNLQTIDLSAIDLSAMRSLKLTRLLLSGCQKLRTILWPPELYGEQVDVLRIDTTSRSASDSGGGENIDHALYEGEVAHTHPHGHGSLKEQKGRLFNKWRISLTDARFLRSLLPVMYAFSINNYPWPITHGSVHVDICSLGGRIIHGTSSSSEQVQTKPHIRTLVDSKYRDAFEKAGLANSYDDCGNGPTPSAVMMMWDCPKIDIPTAYRTCMIEMLVDGQCHELMEDAQISSNSGLSSPHFPDPIYLYVTSLHVYDCSTVTSISAPERDKTWPRLRWCRVERCPKIHTVFHTPRGSERLHLFKLLRTFWASQLLMAHYISNWPASVRYRPHYDFFGPHYDFFNDLELLHLDYCPRLIHVLPIQVFPERRYILGHLGTIEILCCGDLREIFPLHFYNEIENQKEEAIVFPVLKHIRLHELPKLQHICMLNMNAPMLETVKIRGCWSLKRLPAVGDNTKPPQVDCEKDWWDGLEWDGLEAKHHPSLYEPVHSAYYKKKLPRVSLLR